Proteins co-encoded in one Saprospira grandis genomic window:
- a CDS encoding DUF4332 domain-containing protein produces MATKVSAIEGIGPKYQEKLAEAGISTVEGLLDAACTPKGRQELADKSGIDKKRILAWAGMADMFRIKGVASQFAELLKAAGVDTIKELRTRKAENLQQKMAEVNAEKKLTRAVPRLEQVEDFIAQAKELEPKMSY; encoded by the coding sequence ATGGCAACTAAAGTATCTGCTATCGAAGGAATTGGTCCTAAATACCAAGAAAAATTAGCCGAAGCGGGAATCAGCACAGTAGAAGGCCTACTAGATGCCGCCTGTACCCCAAAAGGCCGCCAAGAACTAGCCGATAAGTCAGGCATCGATAAAAAACGCATTCTGGCCTGGGCCGGCATGGCCGATATGTTCCGCATCAAAGGCGTAGCTAGCCAATTTGCCGAACTGCTCAAAGCCGCCGGCGTAGATACCATCAAAGAATTACGGACCCGCAAGGCCGAAAACCTACAACAAAAAATGGCCGAGGTCAATGCCGAGAAAAAACTCACCAGAGCGGTCCCCCGCCTAGAACAAGTAGAAGATTTTATCGCTCAAGCCAAAGAGTTAGAACCTAAAATGAGCTATTAG
- the lpdA gene encoding dihydrolipoyl dehydrogenase, with the protein MDFDIIVLGSGPGGYVTAIRASQLGYKVAVVEREALGGICLNWGCIPTKALLKSAQVFNYIQHAADYGIQVSEAKSDFSAVVERSRGVAQKMSGGVNFLMKKNKITVLMGEGKLLPGKKLEVSEENGQKKTYSAKHIIVATGARARQLPNLPIDGKHVIGYREAMTLAKQPKSMLVVGSGAIGMEFAYFYNSMGTQVTVVEYLDNILPREDVDVSKEITKVYKKAKMKIKTKAAVQKVTPLANGGCEVEIQHNKTGKVEKVTVDVVLSAVGVSPNTENIGLANLGIKTTKAGHIEVNEVYATNVAGIYAIGDVLETQALAHVASAEGITCVEAIAYKEGKFEHAPQAIDYDNIPACTYCWPEVASVGMTEEQAKAAGYELRIGKFPFSASGKASASGDNAGFVKLIFDKKYGELLGGHMVGANVTEMVAELVAVRKLETTGMELVKTVHPHPTMSEAVMEAAAAAYDEVIHL; encoded by the coding sequence ATGGATTTTGATATCATTGTTTTGGGCAGCGGCCCTGGCGGATACGTAACGGCCATTCGGGCCTCTCAATTAGGTTATAAAGTAGCTGTTGTAGAGCGGGAAGCCCTTGGTGGTATTTGTCTCAATTGGGGATGTATTCCCACTAAAGCACTGCTCAAAAGTGCACAGGTATTCAATTATATTCAGCATGCTGCTGATTATGGCATTCAGGTAAGTGAGGCCAAAAGTGATTTCTCTGCTGTGGTAGAGCGCAGCCGTGGAGTAGCTCAAAAAATGAGTGGTGGCGTCAATTTCTTGATGAAAAAGAATAAAATTACGGTCCTTATGGGCGAGGGCAAGTTGTTGCCCGGCAAAAAACTAGAAGTAAGCGAGGAAAATGGCCAAAAGAAAACCTATTCGGCCAAACATATTATTGTGGCTACTGGTGCACGCGCCCGTCAGCTCCCCAATTTACCCATCGACGGTAAGCACGTCATTGGCTACCGCGAGGCGATGACTCTAGCCAAACAACCCAAAAGTATGTTGGTGGTGGGCTCTGGCGCTATCGGTATGGAGTTCGCCTATTTCTACAATAGCATGGGCACTCAAGTTACCGTGGTCGAGTATCTAGATAATATCCTTCCCCGCGAAGATGTAGATGTTTCTAAGGAAATTACTAAGGTCTACAAAAAGGCCAAAATGAAGATTAAAACCAAAGCCGCCGTACAAAAGGTCACTCCTTTGGCCAATGGAGGCTGTGAGGTGGAAATCCAACACAATAAAACAGGAAAAGTAGAAAAAGTCACCGTTGATGTGGTCCTTTCTGCTGTAGGCGTAAGCCCCAATACCGAGAATATCGGTCTGGCCAATCTAGGCATTAAAACAACCAAAGCCGGCCATATCGAGGTCAATGAGGTCTATGCGACCAATGTTGCCGGCATTTATGCAATCGGCGATGTACTAGAAACTCAGGCTTTGGCCCATGTCGCTAGCGCCGAGGGAATCACTTGTGTAGAAGCTATCGCCTATAAGGAGGGTAAGTTTGAGCACGCCCCTCAAGCAATCGATTATGACAATATTCCCGCCTGTACCTACTGCTGGCCCGAGGTCGCTTCTGTCGGCATGACGGAGGAGCAAGCTAAAGCCGCTGGCTACGAGCTGCGCATCGGTAAGTTCCCCTTCTCGGCTTCTGGAAAAGCAAGCGCCTCTGGCGATAATGCCGGTTTTGTCAAACTAATTTTTGATAAGAAATATGGCGAGTTGCTCGGTGGCCACATGGTAGGCGCCAATGTAACCGAAATGGTGGCCGAACTGGTGGCCGTCCGCAAACTAGAAACTACAGGCATGGAGCTGGTCAAAACCGTTCACCCTCACCCCACGATGTCTGAGGCCGTGATGGAAGCCGCCGCCGCCGCCTATGATGAAGTCATTCACCTATAA
- a CDS encoding GrpB family protein, translating to MNIRTIEVCPYQEDWPQAFAKEKAAILSVLPKNMRLQIHHIGSTSVPGLSAKPIIDLLMEVDSLEELDRLAPKLEQLGYLVKGEFGIPGRRYFQKGEIERSHQLHAFVLNSYGAKRHLAFRDYLRQFAEHRQAYAAIKLQGARLYRFDPAAYVAHKNDFIQLHEQKALAWADAQQNN from the coding sequence ATGAACATCAGAACGATTGAAGTTTGTCCTTATCAGGAGGACTGGCCCCAGGCCTTTGCCAAAGAGAAAGCGGCTATTTTGAGTGTTTTGCCCAAAAATATGCGGCTCCAAATTCATCATATTGGGAGTACTTCTGTGCCCGGTTTATCGGCTAAACCCATTATTGATTTATTGATGGAAGTAGATAGCTTAGAAGAGCTAGACCGACTAGCCCCAAAGCTAGAACAGCTCGGTTATTTGGTCAAAGGAGAGTTTGGTATTCCGGGCCGCCGCTACTTCCAAAAGGGAGAAATAGAGCGCAGTCATCAGCTACATGCTTTTGTGTTAAACTCCTATGGGGCCAAGCGGCATTTGGCTTTTCGGGACTACCTTCGGCAGTTTGCGGAACATCGGCAGGCCTATGCGGCCATAAAACTGCAGGGTGCTCGTTTGTATCGTTTTGATCCAGCTGCTTATGTGGCCCATAAAAATGATTTTATTCAGCTACATGAGCAAAAAGCCTTGGCTTGGGCCGATGCGCAGCAAAACAACTAG
- the rnr gene encoding ribonuclease R — MAHKKNKSKRKTQLSAGELKSQIAKLFINDHKARLGVKDIVRKLPIANSSDAVQSALDSLKEEGVIYPLARGNRYRIDRFYQQRLVENDRNGQGQSERNNRDNRKKGSNWQMTTGTVDPTRSGAAYIVPDDAELDRDVFVPQGALEGALKGDLVQLKWRLSRRGKPEGRVVKILKRNRETFIGTLVVSKRFCFVIPDENTVPMDIIVDRNSLMEGQSDDKVVVHITEWPKPNSNDNPKGVITTVLGKAGGNDIEMKSILIKQGFELDFPEEVMAESEAIPLEIPESEIQKRLDLRQIPTFTIDPATAKDFDDALSVEMLDNGNYRIGIHIADVTYYVAKGSALDKEAAKRTTSVYLVDRVLPMLPEKLSNGVCSLRPHEDKLTFSALFELNAKGHVVEEWFGKTVIHSDQRFAYEEAQEILDGAEGPYSQELRILNRYAHILRKARFKKGAISFESPEVRFKLDEDGKPVDVYLKHRKDAHMLVEDFMLLANRRVGAKIMNIYRNGGKEIPFVYRIHDLPDMEKVNGFGKFAAQLGYRLKIQDVEQVAGAFNKMLKAAEGKPEHAVLHQLGIRTMSKAAYSTQNIGHYGLGFEDYSHFTSPIRRYADVLVHRNLQHFLMNEKPPYTSEKLEEICGHISKKERNAMDAERESIKYKQTEYLQGRLGQVFQGHITGMTEYGIFVALDENFCEGMLRFENMYDQFVLEEDRFHIHSSSERFKMGDPIWVRVASTNLEKRQVDFQMVRAEEAIAELNLSEEDLRPKLEEGKNEVVEIEAVRRTDLDELYVRLAETFGSSDICQENAEAERNWTYQLASSTIHRKGTVLLQYAWLAEEGQEYPAQMTAPDGEFDQEKWAKIMPELKAYIPNFSLDQLTDTAYCPFYTDKETNISTADLMRCQAFFFDWMSYLQAEQVLCFSARLKNYLVKNGLIRGLEELTVTSGKREIRIFRGYMPLANKKLRFAFFPSLSTSYNKKAKKEAWNWALEKP; from the coding sequence ATGGCACATAAAAAAAATAAATCGAAGCGCAAGACGCAATTAAGCGCTGGAGAGCTGAAAAGCCAAATTGCTAAACTCTTTATCAATGACCATAAGGCCCGCCTGGGCGTGAAAGATATTGTTAGAAAATTACCTATTGCCAATAGCTCAGATGCCGTGCAGTCGGCCCTAGATAGCCTGAAAGAAGAAGGCGTAATTTATCCGCTGGCTAGGGGCAACCGCTACCGTATCGACCGCTTTTACCAACAACGATTGGTGGAAAATGACCGCAATGGCCAAGGACAGTCGGAACGAAATAACCGAGATAATCGCAAAAAAGGATCTAATTGGCAAATGACTACCGGAACCGTAGATCCCACCCGCTCAGGCGCAGCCTATATTGTTCCCGATGATGCAGAACTGGACCGAGATGTTTTTGTCCCTCAAGGGGCATTGGAAGGTGCCCTCAAAGGCGATTTGGTGCAGCTAAAATGGCGACTCTCTCGCCGTGGGAAACCCGAGGGCCGAGTGGTGAAGATCCTAAAACGCAACCGAGAAACCTTTATCGGTACCCTAGTCGTTTCTAAGCGCTTTTGCTTCGTTATTCCCGATGAAAATACGGTCCCTATGGATATTATTGTGGACCGAAACAGCCTGATGGAGGGCCAAAGTGATGATAAGGTAGTGGTGCATATTACCGAATGGCCCAAACCCAATAGCAATGATAACCCCAAGGGCGTTATTACAACCGTTTTGGGCAAAGCCGGCGGCAATGATATCGAAATGAAGTCTATCCTGATTAAACAGGGCTTCGAACTCGATTTTCCAGAAGAAGTTATGGCCGAATCAGAAGCTATTCCACTGGAAATTCCCGAATCGGAAATCCAAAAGCGCCTAGATCTTCGCCAAATTCCTACTTTTACCATTGACCCCGCTACGGCTAAGGACTTTGATGATGCCCTTTCGGTAGAAATGCTGGATAATGGCAATTATCGTATCGGTATCCATATTGCCGATGTAACTTATTATGTGGCCAAGGGAAGTGCATTAGATAAAGAAGCCGCCAAGCGGACCACCTCTGTCTATCTGGTCGATCGCGTTTTACCTATGCTCCCCGAAAAGTTATCTAATGGGGTTTGCTCTTTGCGCCCGCATGAAGATAAACTGACTTTTTCGGCCCTTTTTGAGCTCAACGCCAAAGGCCATGTGGTAGAAGAGTGGTTTGGCAAAACGGTTATCCATTCGGACCAGCGCTTTGCTTATGAAGAGGCCCAAGAAATTTTGGATGGGGCAGAAGGACCCTACAGCCAAGAGCTGCGCATCCTCAATCGCTATGCGCATATTTTGCGCAAAGCTCGCTTTAAGAAAGGAGCCATCAGTTTTGAGTCGCCAGAAGTACGCTTCAAACTAGATGAAGATGGCAAACCCGTAGATGTTTATCTCAAGCATCGCAAAGATGCCCATATGTTGGTCGAGGACTTTATGCTATTGGCCAACCGCCGCGTAGGGGCCAAGATTATGAACATCTACCGCAATGGAGGCAAAGAAATTCCTTTTGTTTACCGTATTCACGATCTGCCCGATATGGAGAAGGTCAATGGTTTTGGAAAATTTGCTGCTCAATTGGGCTACCGCCTAAAGATTCAGGATGTGGAGCAAGTAGCTGGCGCCTTTAATAAGATGCTGAAAGCCGCTGAGGGCAAACCCGAGCATGCCGTCTTGCATCAGTTGGGCATCCGCACCATGTCAAAGGCTGCTTATTCTACCCAAAATATTGGGCACTACGGTCTAGGCTTTGAAGATTACTCGCATTTCACTTCACCTATTCGCCGTTATGCGGATGTATTGGTGCATAGAAATTTGCAGCATTTCTTAATGAACGAAAAGCCGCCTTATACCTCAGAGAAATTAGAAGAAATCTGTGGACATATCTCCAAAAAGGAGCGTAATGCCATGGATGCCGAAAGAGAGTCGATCAAGTACAAACAAACCGAATATTTACAGGGCCGTTTGGGCCAGGTTTTTCAGGGCCATATCACGGGCATGACCGAATACGGTATTTTTGTCGCCCTAGACGAGAATTTCTGTGAAGGGATGCTCCGCTTTGAAAATATGTACGATCAATTTGTGCTAGAAGAAGACCGTTTCCATATTCACTCTTCTTCAGAGCGCTTCAAAATGGGAGACCCCATTTGGGTGCGGGTAGCGAGCACCAATTTAGAAAAACGCCAGGTGGATTTCCAAATGGTCCGCGCAGAAGAGGCCATTGCCGAACTGAACTTGAGCGAGGAAGATTTGCGCCCCAAACTAGAAGAAGGCAAAAATGAAGTGGTCGAGATTGAAGCGGTTCGCCGTACCGATTTAGACGAGCTCTATGTTCGCTTAGCCGAAACCTTTGGTAGTAGCGATATTTGCCAGGAAAATGCAGAAGCAGAACGCAATTGGACCTACCAACTAGCCAGTTCTACTATTCACCGCAAAGGAACCGTTCTTTTGCAATATGCTTGGCTAGCCGAAGAAGGGCAGGAGTATCCCGCACAAATGACCGCTCCCGATGGCGAATTCGATCAGGAGAAATGGGCCAAGATTATGCCCGAGCTAAAGGCTTATATTCCCAACTTCTCTTTGGACCAATTGACGGATACGGCTTATTGTCCATTCTATACCGATAAAGAAACAAATATCAGCACAGCAGACCTCATGCGCTGCCAGGCCTTCTTCTTTGACTGGATGTCTTATTTGCAGGCCGAACAAGTGCTTTGTTTCTCGGCCCGCCTAAAGAATTATTTGGTCAAAAATGGCTTGATTCGAGGACTAGAAGAACTCACTGTAACTTCTGGCAAAAGAGAGATCCGCATCTTTAGAGGCTATATGCCCCTAGCCAATAAAAAACTACGTTTTGCTTTCTTCCCTAGCTTGAGTACGAGCTACAACAAAAAAGCAAAAAAAGAAGCTTGGAACTGGGCCCTAGAAAAGCCATAA